The region ATACAACGCATGCCTTCATTGGCATGGTTGTTATTCATATCGAGTACAGCAATTTTTACTAAGCTCATAGGGTGTTTGTTACGGCTAACTACTGGTTAATAGCGCTCCCAAAAATAACTATCTGATACCGAAAGAAGTTTCCTCTACAATGTAATCGACTACCTGCTTGAGGTCGTTTGTCTGTTGAAAAACAGCTAATTGACGGTCGGCACCGGTGCCCATCTCCAATATTTTAAGGACATATTCGCACTCGGCACGGCTACCCAGTTCATCGACAACATCGTCGATAAAGTTTAGCAGTTCGTGGATCAGTTCATGGGTTGGCACCTCAATCTGCTTGCCAAAATCAATCAATTTACCTTCAATACCATACCGGGCGGCCCGCCATTTGTTTTCGTTGATCAGTATACGACGATAGGGTCTGAAGTTGAGGTTTTGCTGGTGAAGCTTATAAATTTTAGCCACCAGTGCCTGCATGATAGCCGCCAGACAAATAGTTTCATCCACCCGCATTGGTACGTCACAAATACGAAACTCAATGGTGTCGAAGAACGGATGTAGCCGTATGTCCCACCAGATTTTCTTGCCGTTGTCGATACAGCCGGTTTTCACCAGCAGATTGATGTACTCATCGTACTCCGCTGCCGACGAAAAGAAATCCGGGATACCCGTTCTGGGAAACTTGTCAAATACTTTAGACCTATACGATTTGAAGCCCGTATTGCGGCCCCGCCAAAAGGGCGAATTGGTCGAAAGGGCGTAGATATGGGGTAGAAAATACCGTACCGCGTTCATGATCTGAACGCCTTCGTTCCGATTTTCAATGCCCACGTGTACGTGCAGGCCAAATATTAGGTTCGAGCGGGCCACATCGCGTAGCTCGTCGATGAGCCGATCGTAACGTTCATTAGGTGTAATCAGCTGCTCCTGCCAGTCTGAGAAAGGGTGCGTACCGGCGGCAGCGATCTTTAGGTTCTGCTTATCGGCCAGCTCCAGGATCATCTTTCGGAGATACGTGACTTCCTGGCGGGCTTCCTGAATATTATTGCAGATATTCGTACCAACCTCAACGACTGCCTGGTGCATTTCGGCCTTTACACGCTCCTGAAGAACAATTTGACCGCCGTCGACAATCTTCGACATGTGAGACCTTAACTCACCCGTAGCCGGGTCTATTGTCTGAAATTCTTCTTCTATTCCAAGGGTGAAAACGGGCATATACGTTAAGGTTAGTGGCTGGCAGGCTACCGGAAATGGCCTGAACTAGGGGTAAGATACATTTTTTTTGTAAACCTGATACGCTATAAATGGTTTTTTGACCAACTGAAAATCAAACCAAACACAGTATGAGAACGCAGCAAGAAAAAAAACTGATAACAAAATATTGGTTATTCGGTGGGGGGGGAGCAATGTTGCTGGGTAGCGGACTAGCCGTGCTACTCCACGGTTCCAAAATGAAAGAAGCCAATGCCGATCCCTGGTTTTGGGTGAGTACGGGTGGTTTCGCACTTATTATGACCGGTTTGGGTTTCATTGGCGATGCAAACCGTTTCCGAACAATGGTCGACGTTTTGCGCGAACTGGATAAACGGGCTCAACAGTAACCGTTGAGAACCCGCTAAATTGGCTACACCAGTTAAATAACGGTCAGAAATTCTGATTTTAACTTACAATTTCTGGCCGTTATCTAACTAGTTCTGTTTACACACCCACCATGGCTGAAACGCCCGGACGAACGATTCTTGAGACAGTAAAGCAGTACGGAAGTCGGCTGTCTCGGTTTATTCGCGGGCAGGTGAAATCCGACGAAGATGCCGAAGATATTCTACAGGATGTCTGGTACCAGCTCGCTAGAGTTGTTGACCTCGATGGTATCGAAAGCCTAAGCGGCTGGCTTTTTCAGGTGGCCCGGAATAGAATTACCGATACTTACCGGAAGAGAAAAGACGATTCACTGTCTGATTTAATGGGCGACGAGGATGACGACGATTTTCGCTTTCGGGAAATTCTTCTTGCCGATGCCGAAACACCCGAAGACCAGTTTTTTAAGGATATTTTCTGGGAAGAACTAATGAAAGCGCTGAACGAGTTACCCGAAAATCAGCGGATTGTTTTTGTTCAGAATGAACTCGAAGACCGAACCTTGCAGGAGATTGCCGATGAAATGGGGGAGAATCTGAAGACTATTATATCCCGGAAACGCTATGCCGTTCAGCACCTTCGGAAGCGATTACAGCGACTATACGACGAACTTGACAACCTATAGGCTATGAAAACTCCTTACAGGCGAATACGATTTTTTGTGCCAATTTTCATACTACTGGCGTTGCTGGCGGTTTCTTACGCCGTTTACTGGCTCTGGAATACAGTGCTGGTTGCGGTTGTACCCGTTAAGCCGGTAACGTTCTGGCAGGCAGTGGGGTTGTTGATTCTATCTCGACTTTTGTTCGGTGGGTTTAAATTTGGCCCACGTAACGGAGGATTCCGGGGAGCGGGTGGCGGACCATCCTGGCGGGATAAATTGCGTCAAATGAGCGACGAAGACCGAAAAAGATTCAGGAGTGAATGGAAGAAGCGATGCCATGATAAACCTGAATTGTAGGCTATACCAGCTTTGGCTCAATCCACAAAGCCGTAAAGCAGCCAAGAAATAAAACGAGCCACACCCAGTTCGGCACCTTGGATGTGGTGGTGCGGGAGGGTTGCTGGGATGATAAGTTAGCCTGTGCATGAGCCAGCATAAATCGGCTGACCGTCTGCCTTTCGGCTACCGG is a window of Spirosoma linguale DSM 74 DNA encoding:
- a CDS encoding glutamate--cysteine ligase GCS2 (PFAM: glutamate--cysteine ligase GCS2~KEGG: scl:sce3587 carboxylate-amine ligase) codes for the protein MPVFTLGIEEEFQTIDPATGELRSHMSKIVDGGQIVLQERVKAEMHQAVVEVGTNICNNIQEARQEVTYLRKMILELADKQNLKIAAAGTHPFSDWQEQLITPNERYDRLIDELRDVARSNLIFGLHVHVGIENRNEGVQIMNAVRYFLPHIYALSTNSPFWRGRNTGFKSYRSKVFDKFPRTGIPDFFSSAAEYDEYINLLVKTGCIDNGKKIWWDIRLHPFFDTIEFRICDVPMRVDETICLAAIMQALVAKIYKLHQQNLNFRPYRRILINENKWRAARYGIEGKLIDFGKQIEVPTHELIHELLNFIDDVVDELGSRAECEYVLKILEMGTGADRQLAVFQQTNDLKQVVDYIVEETSFGIR
- a CDS encoding RNA polymerase, sigma-24 subunit, ECF subfamily (TIGRFAM: RNA polymerase sigma factor, sigma-70 family~PFAM: sigma-70 region 2 domain protein; Sigma-70 region 4 type 2; sigma-70 region 4 domain protein~KEGG: bcm:Bcenmc03_2388 ECF subfamily RNA polymerase sigma-24 factor), producing MAETPGRTILETVKQYGSRLSRFIRGQVKSDEDAEDILQDVWYQLARVVDLDGIESLSGWLFQVARNRITDTYRKRKDDSLSDLMGDEDDDDFRFREILLADAETPEDQFFKDIFWEELMKALNELPENQRIVFVQNELEDRTLQEIADEMGENLKTIISRKRYAVQHLRKRLQRLYDELDNL
- a CDS encoding conserved hypothetical protein (KEGG: bur:Bcep18194_C6639 hypothetical protein) is translated as MKTPYRRIRFFVPIFILLALLAVSYAVYWLWNTVLVAVVPVKPVTFWQAVGLLILSRLLFGGFKFGPRNGGFRGAGGGPSWRDKLRQMSDEDRKRFRSEWKKRCHDKPEL